The Stomatobaculum sp. F0698 genomic sequence AAGACGCAGAAGTTTGTCGCTGCATACAAGGAGCGCTTCAAGGAGGTTCCGATTCAGTTCGCAGCGGATACCTATGACGGTATGTATGCGATTAAGGCAGCGGCGGAGAAGGCAAATCTGAATCCGTCGATGTCCGTGGAAGAACTCGGCAAGGCAATGGAGCAGGCAATCACGGAGATTCAGCTTGAGGGTCTCACCGGTACCATCACCTGGAATGCGGACGGTTCTCCGTCCAAGGAGCCCAAGGCAGTTGTGATCAAGGACGGCGCTTACCAGTCGATTGAAGACTGACGCATACGAACGGAATGAGCGAAAGGGCTGCGTAGTTTGCAGCCCTTTCTTTATCATAAAAGGAGAGCGGTTATGAAATTTTTGTCTTATTTTCTCAGCGGCATCAGTTTGGGATCCATCTATGCCATCATTGCCCTGGGATACACAATGGTCTACGGCATCGCGAAGATGTTGAACTTTGCGCACGGTGATATCATTATGGTCGGCGGCTATGTCGCATTTACGGCGATGTCCGCGCTGAACCTACCGGCCTCCGTAGCCGTACTGCTCTCGGTGTTGTTTTGCACGGCACTCGGTGTGATCATCGAAGGTGTCGCCTACAAGCCGCTGCGCGGCGCGAACAGTCTTGCGGTCTTGATTACGGCAATCGGCGTATCGTATCTCTTACAAAACTTGGCCTTGCTCATCTTCGGTGCAAATCCGAAGAGCTTTCGCTCGGTGGTTCCGATTCAGTCGATGAGTTTCGCAAACGGGCAACTGGTCATATCCGGTGAGACCGTCGCTGCCATTGCCGCCTGCTTCCTTGTCATGGTGGCGCTCACGACCTTTATCAACAAGACCCGCGCCGGTCAGGCCATGCTTGCGGTGGCGGAGGATAAGGGCGCTGCAACGCTGATGGGCATCAATGTCAACGCGACGGTCGCACTGACCTTTGCCATCGGCTCTGCGCTTGCCGCGCTTGCGGGTGTGCTGCTCTGCTCGGCTTACCCGACGCTGACGCCGACCACCGGCGCGATGCCCGGCATCAAAGCCTTTGTCGCCGCGGTCCTCGGCGGAATCGGTTCAATTCCCGGCGCGCTGATCGGCGGACTGCTGCTCGGTGTGCTTGAGAATCTATCGAAGGCCTATATCTCCTCCAAACTCTCGGATGCCATTGTTTTCTCGGTGCTCATTTTGGTTCTGGTGGTGCGGCCCACCGGCATACTCGGGAAAAAGATGAGAGAGAAGGTGTAATATGAACAGAAGCTCTGAAAAAAAAGCATTTATCAATGATTGCATCACCTATGCCCTTGTCGTCATCGCCTTTGTCATCGTACAGCTTTTGGTGAACGGCGGCGCTGTGAGCTCCCTCTTTAAGGGACTGCTCGTGCCGCTCTGCACCTATGCGATACTTGCGGTCAGTCTGAATTTGGTGGTCGGCATCTCGGGCGAGCTGTCGCTTGGGCATGCGGGATTCATGTGTGTGGGCGCATTCAGTTCGGCCCTCTTTACGAATCTCATGGCCGGCAAACTCCCGGGCGGGCTTGACTTTGCACTCGCCGTTTTAATCGGCGCTTCGGTTGCGGCTTTCTTCGGTTTTTTGATCGGTATACCGGTGCTTCGTCTTAAGGGCGATTACCTTGCGATCGTGACACTTGCGTTCGGTGAGATTGTCAAAAATATCATCAACGCGCTTTATCTCGGTGTGGATGCGAAGGGCATTCATGTATCGCTCAAAGATACGGCGGCATTAAAACTGGAGACCGGCGGCAAGATTCTCATTAAGGGGGCGCAGGGCATCACCGGAACGCCGCGGCTCTCGAGCTTTTTTGCCGGCATCGTCCTCTTGCTGATTTCGCTCGTTGTTGTGCAGAACTTGATTCGCTCCCGCACGGGACGCGCAATTATGGCCATTCGAGACAATGAAATCGCGGCGGAGTCGGTCGGTCTTCATGTGACCCGCTATAAGCTCCTCGCGTTTACGATTTCAGCGGCACTTGCGGGCGTCGGAGGTGTGCTCTATGCGCACAATCTGAGTACCTTACAGGCACTGCCGAAGAATTTCGGCTATAATATGTCCATCGCAATTTTGGTCTTTGTCGTGATGGGCGGAATCGGCAATATGCGCGGCTCCGTCATTGCGGCGGTGGTCTTGACCGCGCTGCCGGAGTTGCTCCGCGGACTCAGTGATTTCCGCATGCTGATTTATGCGATTGTCCTGATTCTTATGATGCTCTTTACCTCCGCCCCCGCGTTTATACAGTATCGAGAGCGAATTTTCTCCGGCATCCGCAAGCCCGAGAAACAGGCATAAAGGAGGAGAAGTTATGGCTATGTTAGAAGTGAAAAATATCGGCATCTCCTTCGGCGGTCTGAAGGCGGTCGATAATTTCTCGCTGGAATTACAGGAGAATGAACTTTCGGGACTGATAGGGCCGAACGGTGCCGGAAAGACCACCATATTCAATCTGTTGACCGGTGTCTATCGTCCGGACAACGGCTCCATTCGCCTGGACGGCAAGGAGTTAACCGGAAAATCCATCATCGAGATCAACCAAGCCGGCATCGCGAGAACCTTCCAAAACATTCGTCTTTTCTCGAACCTCTCGGTGCTCGACAATGTTAAGGCGGGACTTCACAATCATCATTCCTACTCGACTTTTGAGGGGATTTTCCGCTTGCCGCGTTACCGTGCACAGGAGAAGGAGATGAATCGCCGGGCCGAAGAGTTGCTCTCGGTCTTTCATCTGGAACAGATGGCCGAGGTGAAAGCCAAGAACTTGCCCTACGGTTCGCAGCGAAAGCTTGAGATTGCACGCGCCTTGGCAACCGAGCCGAAGCTTTTATTGCTCGATGAGCCGGCGGCCGGCATGAATCCGAATGAGACCGCCGAGCTCATGGAGACCATACAGCTGGTGCGGAAGCGCTTTCACATGACCATACTGCTCATTGAGCACGATATGAAGTTGGTCTCCGGCATCTGCGAGCGCCTGACTGTCCTGAACTTCGGAAAACTGTTGAAACAGGGAGATACCCAGGAAGTGCTTCACGATCCCGAGGTCGTGAAGGCCTACCTCGGTGAGTAAGGAGGACTTATGGACGCATTGCTCAAGGTGAAGGACTTACATGTCTACTACGGAATGATTCATGCGATACGCGGTATCTCGTTTGAAGTGAATCGCGGTGAGATTGTGACGCTGATCGGCGCAAACGGCGCCGGAAAGACGACCACGCTGCACACGATTACGGGGCTCTTGCCTTCGTCCGGCGGAGAGGTGATTTATAACGAGAAAAACATCACCCATGTTCCGGGATATCAGCTTGTTCGGCGCGGTCTCGCCCATGTTCCGGAGGGCAGAAGAGTCTTTTCCCAGCT encodes the following:
- a CDS encoding branched-chain amino acid ABC transporter permease, with product MKFLSYFLSGISLGSIYAIIALGYTMVYGIAKMLNFAHGDIIMVGGYVAFTAMSALNLPASVAVLLSVLFCTALGVIIEGVAYKPLRGANSLAVLITAIGVSYLLQNLALLIFGANPKSFRSVVPIQSMSFANGQLVISGETVAAIAACFLVMVALTTFINKTRAGQAMLAVAEDKGAATLMGINVNATVALTFAIGSALAALAGVLLCSAYPTLTPTTGAMPGIKAFVAAVLGGIGSIPGALIGGLLLGVLENLSKAYISSKLSDAIVFSVLILVLVVRPTGILGKKMREKV
- a CDS encoding branched-chain amino acid ABC transporter permease, which encodes MNRSSEKKAFINDCITYALVVIAFVIVQLLVNGGAVSSLFKGLLVPLCTYAILAVSLNLVVGISGELSLGHAGFMCVGAFSSALFTNLMAGKLPGGLDFALAVLIGASVAAFFGFLIGIPVLRLKGDYLAIVTLAFGEIVKNIINALYLGVDAKGIHVSLKDTAALKLETGGKILIKGAQGITGTPRLSSFFAGIVLLLISLVVVQNLIRSRTGRAIMAIRDNEIAAESVGLHVTRYKLLAFTISAALAGVGGVLYAHNLSTLQALPKNFGYNMSIAILVFVVMGGIGNMRGSVIAAVVLTALPELLRGLSDFRMLIYAIVLILMMLFTSAPAFIQYRERIFSGIRKPEKQA
- a CDS encoding ABC transporter ATP-binding protein, which codes for MAMLEVKNIGISFGGLKAVDNFSLELQENELSGLIGPNGAGKTTIFNLLTGVYRPDNGSIRLDGKELTGKSIIEINQAGIARTFQNIRLFSNLSVLDNVKAGLHNHHSYSTFEGIFRLPRYRAQEKEMNRRAEELLSVFHLEQMAEVKAKNLPYGSQRKLEIARALATEPKLLLLDEPAAGMNPNETAELMETIQLVRKRFHMTILLIEHDMKLVSGICERLTVLNFGKLLKQGDTQEVLHDPEVVKAYLGE